A window of Hymenobacter aerilatus contains these coding sequences:
- a CDS encoding aspartate kinase yields the protein MLTVEKIGGTSMSAFGDVLENIILYGREGAALYNRIFVVSAYAGVTNWLLENKKTGAPGVYHRFAKHEQFREALSQVSDQLQELNKQYEPLGLDLAVANAFIAQRIQDAQGYLDNLASILASGYVSSENILQAAREILASIGESHSAFNSVNILQNRGINATLVDLSGFHDATPYTIDQRIQQAFGSIDFAATICIATGYTKGTEGIMREFDRGYSEVTFSKIAVAVRPQEAIIHKEYHLCTADPGVVGLANCAPVGFTNYDVADQLADVGMEAIHPKASKPLEINKINLRIKNTFEPEHPGTLITEDYVSPTKRVEVVTGTDRVLIVDVYDPLMVGGVGFDLHIMEAFAQLGISYSFKATSANSISLVIWEKDFKPQLVAELQAKFEKVTVEKAAMVCIIGSNIDEPGLLARAAGALAGAGINIKSAGFALRKVNIQFLVAREDFNPAVVALNAALYATEG from the coding sequence ATGCTTACGGTAGAAAAAATTGGCGGCACTTCCATGAGTGCTTTCGGGGATGTGCTTGAGAACATCATCCTGTATGGCCGCGAGGGCGCGGCGCTGTATAATCGCATCTTCGTCGTGTCGGCCTACGCTGGCGTTACCAACTGGCTGCTGGAGAACAAAAAAACCGGCGCGCCGGGCGTCTACCACCGCTTTGCTAAGCACGAGCAATTTCGGGAGGCCCTGAGCCAGGTGAGCGACCAGCTACAGGAGCTAAACAAACAGTATGAGCCGCTAGGGTTAGACTTGGCGGTAGCCAACGCCTTCATCGCGCAGCGCATCCAAGATGCGCAGGGCTACCTCGATAACCTAGCCAGTATTCTGGCCTCAGGCTACGTGAGCAGCGAAAATATCCTACAAGCCGCCCGCGAGATTCTGGCGTCCATTGGGGAGTCGCACTCGGCTTTCAACTCCGTGAACATCCTGCAAAACCGCGGCATCAACGCCACGCTGGTAGACTTAAGCGGCTTCCACGACGCCACCCCCTACACCATCGACCAGCGCATTCAGCAGGCCTTTGGCAGCATCGATTTTGCCGCTACCATCTGCATTGCCACCGGCTACACCAAGGGTACTGAGGGTATTATGCGCGAGTTCGATCGGGGCTATTCGGAGGTGACATTCAGTAAGATAGCCGTGGCCGTGCGGCCGCAGGAAGCCATCATCCACAAAGAGTACCACCTGTGCACCGCCGACCCCGGTGTGGTAGGGCTGGCCAATTGCGCGCCGGTAGGCTTCACCAACTACGACGTGGCCGACCAACTGGCCGACGTAGGCATGGAAGCTATTCATCCAAAAGCTTCCAAGCCTTTGGAAATCAACAAGATTAACCTGCGTATCAAGAATACCTTCGAGCCCGAGCACCCCGGCACGCTCATCACCGAAGACTACGTGAGCCCCACCAAGCGCGTGGAGGTAGTTACGGGCACCGACCGCGTGCTGATTGTGGACGTGTACGACCCGCTGATGGTAGGCGGCGTGGGCTTCGACCTGCACATTATGGAGGCTTTTGCTCAATTGGGCATCAGCTATTCCTTTAAAGCTACCAGTGCCAATAGCATCTCGCTGGTTATCTGGGAGAAAGATTTTAAGCCACAACTGGTAGCAGAGCTGCAAGCCAAGTTTGAGAAAGTGACGGTGGAGAAGGCCGCTATGGTCTGCATCATCGGCTCTAATATCGACGAGCCGGGGCTACTGGCGCGGGCAGCGGGCGCGTTGGCGGGCGCGGGCATCAACATCAAGAGCGCCGGGTTTGCCCTGCGCAAAGTGAATATCCAGTTTCTAGTGGCCAGGGAGGATTTCAACCCCGCCGTAGTAGCCTTGAACGCGGCCT